In the genome of Pontibacter actiniarum, the window GGGGCACAGCTTTTCTTTTTTATACCAGCAAAAAGCCAGGAGGTTGCCTCTGTGCCACAGCTAAATATACCTGTTTCATAAGGTAAATCCTTCGCCTGTTGTGTTAAGCTTTTGTACTCCTGCCAACGTGGTTCATCGGTAGGTATTACTTTGGCGCTGCGGCGGAGCGGTGTTTTGGCAAGCGCCTGTTTCAGAAAGCTGGCTGTGCAGCACTGGTCTTGCTTGGTGGGCGCACCCGCTCTGGAGAGGTCGTTGTACACCAGCTTTACGCCCAGCCTGGCCACGCACACAGCAATGGTGCGGATGCCCTGGCGATACAAGGGGCTGCTAATGGGGTGCAGCCAACTGGCTGAAAGGTACTCCAGCGACGGACTGTACCGGAGCGTCAGGAATGGTTTACTCATGCGATAAATGGTGCTTACTGGCAGCAGCATCGGCTTTTAAAGCGCTGGCCCAGTGGGCTGATGCGCTGTGCTTTTGTAAAGTTACTGCTCTTGTTTCTCCTTCAAAGATGCGTATAACTCCTGTGCAAGTGTTTGAGTTCAAGATGGTTAGCTGATGGTGGGGCGTGGGCGGCACTTATTGGGGCTACGCTTTTACCTTTACCCTTATAACCAGTACGTTAGGGCTGGTTTCTGCGCCGTTCCGTAAGATTTTGGCCGTGCCGCCAGAAGTATACTTTGTGTGGGCGCGCTTAAAACTGTTTGAGCATGTATATCTCTTGCCCCGGATTGCGTAACAGGGAAGGTTATGTTTGGAGTAAATGATATCCCGAAGTTCTTCCTGGCCTTTTTTCTGGTCCTTCCCCTTATCTCTTTTCTGCATGAGGCGGGGCATGTGTTCTTTGCCTGGCTGATGGGCGGTAAGAATATCAGGGTGACCGTGGGGACAGGCAGTTTGCTGTTTCGCATCGGCATGCTGGAGGTGCGCAAATACTATTTTTGGTACGGCGTCTGCACGTTTGATAACCTAAAGCGCAAGCACCGGTTGGCTAACATCCTTATCTTTTCCGGTGGCACCCTGTTCAACGCGATATCGGCGGTGCTGGTCATTTATCTGATCGAGAACAACCTGCTGGAGCCGGGCATGCTCACGTATCAGTTCACCTACTTTTCGATGTACTACATCTTTTTTGCACTGCTGCCAATGCCGTACCCGGACGGCAGCTACAGCGACGGAAAGATCATACTGGACCTGATCCGCGACAAAAAAACGCTGGAGGCCAAGACATACCGCGTGCAGTGGAACGAGGAGAAGCGCCAATGGTGCGTGCTCGACCATAACAGAGAGCTCATCCAGGCTTTCGAGGATAAACAGGAGGCGTACAGAAAAGCGCATGAAGTAGCGCAGGGCAACAGACCCAGCCGCCTGCTCAACAGCAAAAACGGGGAGGAAGTGGAGGTAAGGAACTACCCCAAGGTGCCGCTGTAGCTCTTCTGCAGTGCCGCACTGTCCCTCTGCCTTAGGCAAAGGCCCCCGTACAGCGAGCCCGCAATATCTATCTTCAGAGCCTTTCGTACCTACAAGGGCATTAAACTACGACCAGACTTTATGATAGCAGCAATATTTAGCTTTTTGGTGATGCTGAACCCATTTGCCCTTTTCCTGTACCTCAAGCCCGTGATGAACGACCTCTCGGATGCGGATTTCAGGTCCGTATTCCTCAAGGCTTCTATGATCTCCCTGTCCATTTTCCTGGTCTTTTTGCTTTTTGGCGATGTGGTTTTCCAAAAGGTGTTCCGCATCAACTTTGAGTCGTTCCGGATATTTGGCGGCATCGTGCTGTTTTCGCTCGCTTACATATTTATTGTGCAGGGTAAAAAGGCCTTTATCCAGATAAAAGGAGACCTGCACGACCTGGCTTCTGAGATTGCCATGCCGTTTATGGTGGGCGCAGGCACGATCTCACTCACCATTCTGATGGCGGAGCAACTGGTGCTGTGGCAGGGTGTCGTGTCGCTCTTCCTGATCATGCTCGTGAACTATGGCGTGATTATGGGGCTGAAGCAGATTCGCAGGAACACGCGCTCCCGTAAAGTGCAGGTGGCTTTCGACAAGAACATGGAGCTGCTGCTGCGGATCAACGGCTTCTTTGTAGGCGCGATCGGTATAGACATGGTGGTAACCGGCATCAGCAACCTGATTACCACCACTGCCGCGCAAGTATAGCCACTTACTTGATCACCTCTTCGGAATACACCAGCCAGATCGGGGTGTTGATGTCCATGTTGTAGAGCTTGGTTGGTACGCTGCCCAGGCTGAGCGAAGGAATCGGGTTGCTTCCCTTCAGGCCGACCACCAGCAGGTCATACTTTCCCCTTTGCAGTTCCATCGCGATGCGCTCGGCTATACTTTTGCCCGCAGCGCGCACCAGCGTGTAAGGCACGTCCACAATTTCCCTGTGCCTTTTCCGAAGGTTCTTAAACTTCTCCTGCACTACCTCCTCCGCTTTTTTAACGGCTTTCTCCTCCGAGATCAGCGGGAAGTACTGCGTTGGCAGTTTGTACACATGCATGATCTCCAGGTACAGGGCCAGCTGGTCGGAGAGGCTCTTGCTGAGCCTGAGGGCGTGCACGGAAGCATCGGAGAAATCGATAGGGGTGAGGATCCGGCCGATGTTGAAGCGGGCTGTTTCCGGGAAAACCAAAACGCTGCAGGGCAGGATCCGGAGGAGTTTAGTGCCCAGCGCGCCTGTACTCTTGTCGCTCATGCGCTTGCCCAGCAGCGTCAGTTTGATGCTGTAGCGTTTGACCAGGTCGGCCAGAATCACCTCCGTGTTCGGCTCCTCGCTTACCAGTATGTCATAGTCGGCCGCGTTGTTAAAGTGCTCCGACACAATATCAGCTATATTGCCCTCTATCTCTTTGCCTAAGTCCACGTCTCCGAAAAGCGCCCTGAAATCATCGCTTAGCTCCGAGGTTTTAACGTTATGGACGAAGTATACCTTCTTTACCGGCAGCCGCTCGCAGATAGAGCGGGTAAAGGCGACCAGTGTTTCGTCTATGTTGCTCAGGTCGAGGCAGACCATCATGGCATCAATTGCAATCATCGCTTCTATGGTTGGTGTGTTGTGTTGTTTTTTGCTTCTTCGGCGGCTTTGGCATCCGGCTTTACGTGGCGCTTGGCCAATACCTCGGCCACCAGCTGCTGGTAGTCTTTCCGTTGCTGGGCCTTCCCGAGCTTGTGCTCCTCTTCCCACTCCTCGCTCAGGCCTCTGTACAGGCTGTAGCACATAGAGAGCAGAATTAAGGCAAACGGCAGCCCGGTAATAATAACGGCTGTCTGCAGGGCCTGTAAGCCGCCGCCTAGCAACAGCACTGCCGCCACGGCTCCCTCTGCCAGTGCCCAGAAAATCCGGATACCCACCGGTGAGTCGGGCCTGCCGCCCGAGGTCAGGCTGTCCACCACCAGCGAGCCTGAGTCTGATGAGGTCACAAAGAAGCCTGTCACTAGTATAATGCCGATAACCGAAAGGACGGTAGAAAAGGGGAGTTGCTCAAAGAAGACGAACAGCGCTGTGGAAATGTCTGTCGAAACAGCCTCGGCCACGGCGGTCTCGCCGGCCAATACCTCGCGCAAGGCCGTGCTGCCGAAAACCGTCATCCAGAGGAACGAGAGCAGCGAAGGCACGATCAGTACACCAAGTACAAACTCCCGGATAGTGCGCCCTTTGGAAACACGCGCGATAAAGATTCCCACAAACGGCGCCCATGAGATCCACCAGGCCCAGTAGAAGACCGTCCAGCCCCCCTGCCAGTTGCGGTCGGAGTAGGCCTCGTTCCAGAAAGACAGCTGCAGAAAGTTGCCGATGTAGGATCCGGTGTTCTGCACGTAGGAGCCAAGTATAAAAACGGTCGGCCCCAGCACCAGCACCGCCACCAGCACCAGCAGGGCTATCCTAATGTTCCATTCACTCAGGATGCGCACGCCTTTGTCCACACCCGTAACCACCGACACCGTTGCGACGCCTGTGATGCCGGCAATCAGGATGATCTGCGTGGTAACGTCACTGCTGATAGCCGGAAACACGTGGTGCAGGCCGGCAGCCACCTGCTTTACTCCCAGACCCAGTGAGGTAGCCAGGCCGAACAGCGTTGCCAGCACGGCCAGGGTATCTATAATATCACCGATAAGGCCGTGGATGCGCTCGCCCAGAAACGGGTAGAACACGGAGCGAACCGTCAGCGGCAGTTTTCGGGTGTAGGTGAAATACGCCAGCGACAGGCCCACCAGTGCATAAATGGCCCAGGCATGGAAGCCCCAGTGCAGGAAGGTAAAGTTCATCGCCTGCCTGGCTGCAGCCGGCGTGCCCGGTTCGCCAAGCGGAGGTGTCTGAAAGTGATTGATGGGCTCGGCTATACTCCAGAACAAGAGGCCAATGCCCATCCCCGCGCTAAACAGCATGGCAAACCACGAAGAGGTGCTGAACTCAGGCTTTGCCTCTTTGCCGCCCAGCCTGATGTCGCCGAACTTGCCGAAGGCCATGTAGAGGCAAAAAACCACGAATACGTTTACGCTCAGGATGAAAAGCCAACCCATGCTGGAGGTAACCGATGCCTGCACCTCGCTGAAGAACACCTCCGCGCTCTCCCGGAAGACCAGGACCAGTGTTATGGTGATAACCAGAATGATGATAGAAGACCAGAAAACCGGGCCGTTTACATCCAGCCCCAGCGATTTTCGTGAGTCACTCCTTGTTACTTTACTCATAGGGTAAATATTATGTCCTTAGAAATAGTATCCCATGTTAACGTTGAAGCGCATGTGCCACTCCGTGTCTCCCGGCGTGCCCTGCGCAAAGGCGTTTGTCCACTCAGGCCCCAGCCACGCATGGTTGTAGCCGAAGGCAGCGTCGGTATAGATATACATAGGGCCGGCGGTGAATAGAGCGCCCAGTACGTTCATGTGTGTATTCTCGAAGCCACTCACGCGTTTGTTGTAGTAGCCATAGTTGTCGTAAACGGTGATGCCCTGTAGCAGGCGGGATTCTATCGGGAAATGATAGGCCAGGCTGGCGGTGTACATCTCGCCTTTGTCTGCCACGTTATAGTTGGCACCGTAGGCGCCCATCTCTACAAAGTCCAGGTCTGCACCATCCGGGTACTTCGGTTGCATGCGGTAGAGCATGGCCTGCAGCTTTAGGCTCCAGGGGCTGTAGCTTGGCTTATACTCATAGTGTACGGCCGCCGCATACCTGGTACCGTTCTCTTCGGTGTCTATATTATATAGGAGCCCTCCCTGCAGCGAAACCCCCAGCTCATGTGCCAGGCTGTCGCCGAGGCGGCGCACCACTTTAAAGTCAAGCTGGTTGTTCTCCTTGTTGCGGCCGGTCACGTCATAGGAGTAGCGGTTGGGGCTAGGCTCTGCTAAGCCAAACACAAACTCCTCTGCACTCTTATAGTAGGCAGCCTGCCATTGCCACCGGCCAGTGTCATGAATATACTTCACACCCATGTCGTGGTCATCCTCAAAGCCGACATAGTAGGTCACGTTAAAGAACCAGTTGTTAGAGTTGTACTGCTGAATGCCGAAAGGCACCTGGTTCAGGCCGACCTGTAGCTGCGAATTTTCAGAGAAGTCGTACTGAAACCAGGCCTGCTTAAGAAAGCCTCCCCCGAAAGCCTCAGAATAATGCCGGTACTCCGCGTTTAGCTTGATGCCTTTATAAGCCGCTTCTACATTAAGCCGAAAGAGGTCATAGCCAAAGTCACCGCCCCGCTCCAGTTGGTCTTCCTTCCAGGTAGAGAGGTTGTAGTTGAAGCGAACTGCCCCGCCAAGCTTTAACCTAGGCTTGTCATCATCCTTTTCCTCCGGGTACTGCGCATAGCAGAGCACACTGGTTAAAAGGGCGGGTAAGAGTAAAAGTAACCTGTACATATACTAGCTTAAAAAAAGGGGGTACAATGAATACCTGATGAAATAACTCCTATGGTTGGACGGTAACGGGCATGAAATGTTACTGCGCCGGCGACAGAAGAGCGGGAGAGCAGTGATGCAGGGATAACAGGAGGCTATAAAAGCACTAGGAATGTGTTTAAGGAGCCAGAGGAGGTAGGGAAGGGGGGAGGGTAAGCTTTATTTGCTTAAACAAAAAGGACTTAGGTGAAGCATTAACGATGTTATGGATGGCCGCGACATACAGCCAGAATCGGAGCGCGAATGCAGAAGATAAGTGCTTCTTTCCCCTCAGTGAAAATAATCTCGCTGAAGTATAGCCACTTGTGCCTTTCTGTGGGTTTTCTTTCCCCCACGCGCTTGCGGGGCGGGGAAAGTTTGCTACTTTTGCATCCCGGTTCAGCAGGGACGGGAGAGAAGGGGGGACGCTAACACAGGCTGCGGCCGCGGTTTCGGGCCCCCGGCGGAGAAAGAGAGACTGAAAAAAAACTGGCCCGGGGCCTTGCGGAACGGAAAGCTTTGCTTACCTTTGCAGCCCGCCTCGGAAGGAGACGGCCAACGGTACTTACCCTTTGAAGGGACGGGCCGGGGAGAGAAAAAAAAGAAAGTTTTTTCTTGTTTTCCGGAAGTTTCCCCTT includes:
- a CDS encoding BCCT family transporter, with the translated sequence MSKVTRSDSRKSLGLDVNGPVFWSSIIILVITITLVLVFRESAEVFFSEVQASVTSSMGWLFILSVNVFVVFCLYMAFGKFGDIRLGGKEAKPEFSTSSWFAMLFSAGMGIGLLFWSIAEPINHFQTPPLGEPGTPAAARQAMNFTFLHWGFHAWAIYALVGLSLAYFTYTRKLPLTVRSVFYPFLGERIHGLIGDIIDTLAVLATLFGLATSLGLGVKQVAAGLHHVFPAISSDVTTQIILIAGITGVATVSVVTGVDKGVRILSEWNIRIALLVLVAVLVLGPTVFILGSYVQNTGSYIGNFLQLSFWNEAYSDRNWQGGWTVFYWAWWISWAPFVGIFIARVSKGRTIREFVLGVLIVPSLLSFLWMTVFGSTALREVLAGETAVAEAVSTDISTALFVFFEQLPFSTVLSVIGIILVTGFFVTSSDSGSLVVDSLTSGGRPDSPVGIRIFWALAEGAVAAVLLLGGGLQALQTAVIITGLPFALILLSMCYSLYRGLSEEWEEEHKLGKAQQRKDYQQLVAEVLAKRHVKPDAKAAEEAKNNTTHQP
- a CDS encoding universal stress protein, translated to MIAIDAMMVCLDLSNIDETLVAFTRSICERLPVKKVYFVHNVKTSELSDDFRALFGDVDLGKEIEGNIADIVSEHFNNAADYDILVSEEPNTEVILADLVKRYSIKLTLLGKRMSDKSTGALGTKLLRILPCSVLVFPETARFNIGRILTPIDFSDASVHALRLSKSLSDQLALYLEIMHVYKLPTQYFPLISEEKAVKKAEEVVQEKFKNLRKRHREIVDVPYTLVRAAGKSIAERIAMELQRGKYDLLVVGLKGSNPIPSLSLGSVPTKLYNMDINTPIWLVYSEEVIK
- a CDS encoding site-2 protease family protein, with protein sequence MFGVNDIPKFFLAFFLVLPLISFLHEAGHVFFAWLMGGKNIRVTVGTGSLLFRIGMLEVRKYYFWYGVCTFDNLKRKHRLANILIFSGGTLFNAISAVLVIYLIENNLLEPGMLTYQFTYFSMYYIFFALLPMPYPDGSYSDGKIILDLIRDKKTLEAKTYRVQWNEEKRQWCVLDHNRELIQAFEDKQEAYRKAHEVAQGNRPSRLLNSKNGEEVEVRNYPKVPL
- a CDS encoding MarC family protein — protein: MIAAIFSFLVMLNPFALFLYLKPVMNDLSDADFRSVFLKASMISLSIFLVFLLFGDVVFQKVFRINFESFRIFGGIVLFSLAYIFIVQGKKAFIQIKGDLHDLASEIAMPFMVGAGTISLTILMAEQLVLWQGVVSLFLIMLVNYGVIMGLKQIRRNTRSRKVQVAFDKNMELLLRINGFFVGAIGIDMVVTGISNLITTTAAQV